One window of the Archangium primigenium genome contains the following:
- a CDS encoding prepilin peptidase: MVLVVVMGLLFGSFLNVVIARVPAGESIVRPRSRCPHCGRQLTWYENIPVLSWLVQRARCRGCQAPISWRYPLIEVLTAALFFACQRRFGWTPELVLALVFVLLLVPLAFIDLEHWILPTELTWPGIAAGVALSVPLGMPRLIDAVLGALAGFFVFWALEWVGEKIFKKEALGAGDKDLLALIGAFLSWKALLGVIFLSSLQGAVVGSVMLLLYGRAGPAPDASPEPDARTPAEPAPADGAGEGTAEDEEDDWVPGPTNIPFGPWLSVAALEVMLLGPWLRDVLPVPMDVLLTGLR, from the coding sequence ATGGTGTTGGTGGTCGTCATGGGCCTGCTCTTCGGTAGTTTCCTGAATGTCGTGATCGCGCGGGTGCCCGCGGGGGAAAGCATCGTGCGGCCCCGCTCGCGCTGTCCCCACTGCGGCCGTCAGCTCACCTGGTACGAGAACATTCCGGTTCTCTCCTGGCTCGTCCAGCGCGCGCGCTGCCGCGGCTGCCAGGCGCCCATCTCCTGGCGCTATCCGCTCATCGAGGTGCTCACCGCGGCGCTCTTCTTCGCGTGTCAGCGCCGCTTCGGGTGGACCCCCGAGCTCGTCCTGGCCCTGGTCTTCGTCCTGTTGCTCGTGCCGCTCGCCTTCATTGATCTCGAGCATTGGATCCTCCCCACGGAGCTGACGTGGCCGGGCATCGCCGCCGGTGTGGCCCTGTCGGTGCCGCTCGGCATGCCGCGGCTCATCGACGCGGTCCTCGGCGCGCTGGCCGGCTTCTTCGTCTTCTGGGCCCTGGAGTGGGTGGGCGAGAAGATCTTCAAGAAGGAGGCGCTGGGGGCGGGGGACAAGGATCTGCTCGCGCTCATCGGGGCCTTCTTGTCCTGGAAGGCCCTGCTCGGGGTCATCTTCCTGTCGTCCCTCCAGGGCGCCGTGGTGGGCTCGGTGATGCTGCTCCTCTATGGGCGGGCGGGACCCGCGCCGGACGCGTCGCCCGAGCCCGATGCGCGGACCCCCGCCGAGCCGGCCCCCGCGGACGGGGCGGGGGAGGGGACGGCGGAGGACGAGGAGGATGACTGGGTGCCGGGTCCCACCAACATTCCCTTCGGCCCCTGGCTGTCGGTCGCGGCGCTCGAGGTGATGCTGCTCGGACCCTGGCTGCGCGACGTGCTGCCCGTGCCCATGGACGTGCTGCTCACGGGCCTGCGGTGA